One Glycine max cultivar Williams 82 chromosome 6, Glycine_max_v4.0, whole genome shotgun sequence DNA segment encodes these proteins:
- the LOC100305923 gene encoding F-box protein FBW2-like (The RefSeq protein has 3 substitutions, 1 frameshift compared to this genomic sequence) has protein sequence MEEACEFRSWAELIPDALGVIFTNLSLQERVTVIPRVCKSWANAVTGPYCWQEIDIKDWSNRCQPDQLDRLLEMLITRSCGTLRKLSVSGLQTESIFTFTAENACSLHTLRLPRSSMNDSIVEQIAGRLSMISFLDVSYCIKIGPYALEMIGKNCKLLEGLCRNMHPLDTAEKPHQDDEAYAIASTMPKLKHLEMAYHLISTSGVLQILANCPKLEFLDQRGCWGVTLDHMFLKQKFPKLKVLGPLVLDTYESDGWDDFSDVSDSSEYLAWDFVAGGMGEYYVDDSDSYDGMWDDEARLDELQFGFYEGIEDAGMYWPPSP, from the exons ATGGAGGAAGCATGTGAATTTCGAAGTTGGGCTGAATTGATTCCTGATGCGCTCGGGGTAATCTTCACCAATCTTTCTCTTCAGGAGAGGGTAACAGTGATCCCCAGGGTGTGCAAATCATGGGCTAATGCAGTAACTGGACCTTACTGCTGGCAAGAGATAGACATCAAGGATTGGAGCAACCGATGCCAGCCCGACCAACTCGAT CGGCTGCTCGAGATGCTTATCACAAGAAGTTCTGGATCCCTCCGCAAACTCAGTGTTTCTGGCCTCCAAACTGAGAGCATCTTCACTTTCATTGCTGAAAA TGCCTGTTCCCTCCATACATTGCGACTGCCAAGGAGCAGTATGAATGATTCCATTGTGGAACAGATTGCTGGGAGGCTTTCTATGATTTCTTTCTTGGATGTGAGCTACTGTATTAAAATTGGTCCCTATGCGCTTGAGATGATTGGCAAGAACTGCAAGCTTCTAGAAGGGTTGTGTCGAAACATGCACCCATTGGATACTGCGGAGAAGCCGCATCAAGACGATGAAGCATATGCAATTGCCTCCACAATGCCTAAGCTCAAGCATCTTGAAATGGCTTATCATCTTATCAGCACTTCGGGTGTCCTTCAAATACTTGCAAACTGCCCTAAGCTTGAATTTTTGGATCAAAGGGGGTGTTGGGGTGTGACACTTGACCACATGTTTTTAAAGCAGAAATTTCCAAAACTGAAGGTTTTGGGGCCTTTGGTTCTTGACACTTATGAGAGTGATGGCTGGGATGATTTCTCAGATGTGTCTGATTCATCAGAGTACTTGGCCTGGGACTTTGTGGCTGGTGGCATGGGAGAATACTATGTTGATGATAGTGATAGTTACGATGGAATGTGGGATGATGAAGCGAGGCTAGATGAGCTTCAGTTCGGGTTTTATGAAGGGATAGAAGATGCAGGAATGTATTGGCCTCCATCTCCATAA
- the LOC100793070 gene encoding protein EXORDIUM-like 2 produces the protein MIILRLALVVASLVVLVQSHVPNIWEAKPFHQMLSLVQPDPVVLNYHKGPLLKGNVTVHIHWYGNFTPTHRSIIVDFIQSLGSIPHSRHHPSPFLWWRITARYRGGPCTLTVGNQTLDNTYSLGKSLKTSDLLALASKNSLTTTTIPISTHNESMHVLLTSADVAVDGFCMSRCGTHGSGRVQKKRFAFAWVGNPATQCPGECAWPFHQQVYGPQTPPLVPPNGDVGVDGMVISLATVLAGAVTNPFGNGYYQGSATAPLEAVSACAGIFGKGAYPGYTGNVLVDNVTGASYNALDVHGRKFLLPAMWDPVTSTCKTLV, from the coding sequence ATGATTATTTTAAGGTTGGCACTTGTTGTGGCCTCCCTTGTAGTACTGGTCCAATCCCATGTTccaaacatttgggaagccaaGCCCTTCCATCAGATGTTGTCTTTGGTTCAGCCAGACCCGGTTGTCCTAAACTACCACAAAGGTCCACTCCTTAAGGGAAACGTCACCGTTCACATCCACTGGTACGGTAACTTCACCCCCACTCACCGTTCCATCATCGTTGATTTCATCCAATCCCTCGGTTCCATTCCTCATTCTCGTCACCACCCATCACCTTTTTTGTGGTGGCGAATCACCGCCAGGTACAGAGGAGGCCCCTGCACCCTCACCGTAGGGAATCAAACCCTCGACAACACCTACTCACTCGGTAAATCACTTAAAACAAGCGACCTCCTCGCACTCGCTTCCAAAAATTcactaacaacaacaacaattccCATATCGACTCACAATGAATCTATGCACGTTCTGCTAACCTCTGCTGACGTGGCTGTGGATGGATTCTGCATGAGTCGATGTGGGACCCACGGGTCGGGTAGGGTTCAAAAGAAGAGGTTTGCGTTTGCGTGGGTGGGTAACCCGGCCACGCAGTGCCCCGGGGAGTGCGCGTGGCCGTTCCACCAGCAGGTGTACGGCCCTCAGACTCCGCCGCTCGTTCCGCCGAACGGCGATGTCGGCGTGGACGGAATGGTGATAAGTTTGGCCACCGTTCTCGCCGGCGCGGTAACGAACCCGTTCGGGAACGGGTACTACCAAGGGTCGGCGACGGCGCCGTTGGAGGCGGTGTCGGCGTGTGCCGGGATATTCGGAAAAGGTGCGTATCCGGGCTACACGGGTAACGTTTTGGTGGATAACGTAACGGGAGCTAGCTACAACGCGTTGGATGTGCACGGTCGCAAGTTTCTCTTACCGGCGATGTGGGACCCCGTCACATCTACATGCAAAACGCTCGTTTGA